AAAAAAACACGAACCAAAAAGTGCAATCTACAGGTGATACTGAGCAAAACTACGACGTGACTGCAGATTCTACAATCCCCATACAGACGTGGTTTACAGGTCACCGTCAGTGTGCAAAACAGTCGCAGAATGCGGATACAATGTGATCGAACGTCAGGTACAAGGCTCGGACTGCGCCATGTTTGTGAAGAGGAAGAAATCCACTGGACATGGGTCAGTTTGCTGTAATCTTTGCTGCAGTTCTGCTGTTGCCTTCACACTACTCCAGGGGTCGGCATCCTTTGGCGCAccagctgttgtggaactacaacccccagcatgcacactggctccgctgttcttggaactcccacagaagtgaaaggagcatgctgggagttgtagtgtcacagcagcaGTGTACAATGTAATAGCTCAGAGCCTCAGTAATATCCCGCTGCATACACTGCCCCACTTTGAGAGTTGCACTTTTTGCAGCAGGTGTATGAGACTTGGTAAATCTTCACCCTAGTCATAAGGTGGGTGATGTGATTAGAGACCACCAGGAATTAGGAGAATAAGGGtcccatatcccccccccccatataaatgGAGCAGCGATCGTGTATGAGCTTCTCCACCAGTCTATGGGAACAACAGAAAATAATCTATCACTTCTCATGTCCAGTCCAATAAGAATGAATGGACTAGTGGAGCAAATGGACTATGGACGCTACTGAACGGCGgggtagggggcagcacaggtcccctattcttgtgatcattggaggttccagtaaacagACAATTACTGACCCTGTGGACGGCCCCCTCATAAAGCAGAGTTATATGGGAGAGGAGGGTAAGCTCTATCTCCGGCAACACAGGGCAATACACGAACATGCCAAAGGAGCCCCAATATCGTGTTATGGGGGGAGATCAACAATCTGTGCTCTGAACCCCCATATCCTGCACCAGGGCACGTCACATCCACTCCACTAGTATAGTCCCATACCCTATAGCCTGGCAGCAGGATGCCCGGACACCCCATGTAACTCACCTTTAGGCCTTGGTCTGCCAGTCTCGGGGCGACTCCTCCTCAGAGTTGCAGGGACGATCTCTGGGGGCAGGTGCAGGAAATCCCGCAGGTACTGGATGCCCTCATTGGTCAGGTACCAGTAGAAGTGGCGCCAGGCAAACTGCTCCTTCACATAGCCGCGAGACTTCAGGGACTGCAGGGAGACAAAGACAAGGGTCAGGAAGAGTAACTGGCACCTCCCGGCtctagcacagtatatatgtataccgcTGTGCACTTACCTGCATGGCCTTCATGACGTGGAGGTTGGGCACATTCTTGTCTGCGAGCTCAGGATGCTTGGGCATGTGGACGTCTTTCTTGGCCACCATGACACCCTCCTTGAAGAGGAGCTCATAGATGGCGATACGATCCTTCTTGGGCATCAACATCTGAGAAGGGAACGGGAATAAGTTATTGATGTTCTGGGGgctcatatatacacatatatatatatatatatatatatatatatatatatatatatatatatatatatatatacacgccgCACAGTATACGCTGCACTTACAGTTTGCACACATCACACCGCCTGAATTGAGTTTCCTGCACAAGTCCTCCCTGACAACTGACcacttattaaccctttagtgattGACAagacttattttttttccagcagccACTAAAGGCCTTAAACCTGTTCCTCCACCTTCATACATCACTGGAGCACAAGGGtgttatgggggaagggggaccaAAAATACAAAGACAACTGTTGTATCAATAAAAGGTCCAAGACGCAAAGAGAAAGGATACTAAAGGATCGGTCCTCAGTATTAGATCAGCGGAGATGGAGACCCGGATCCCACATCAATGAGGAAACTCAGCTATTAGAAAGTAACCAGCCAAGAGCAGCTGCAGTATACAGAGGCGGGAGCTGTATACTATACTAGTGGGGAGCAGTAGGTCTGGTCCCATTACTGGAATAGAAGCAGAGCTTGTGTCACATCTGGAGGCAGCTGATCAGTGCGGGATCCAGGATCAGCCCCCACAGCACAGATACTGACTGTCTATCCTGAGCACAGGTCATCACTATAAACAGGCATTGCTGGGGCTAGAAAAACCCCAAACCAGCCCCGAAGGAGTTAATGATAGCATAACATGGCACAGAGGAAGGGGGGCGCACAGGAATGGGGTGCAGGAGTGACACACATAGGGGGAGGGGGCACCGCTTTGATCATCCTCAACCCCGACCTATCCTTAaagtcacatattcaaaccctcaacacctcctgtcgcctccaactcaagaacatccaccgaatccgctccttcctcaccccggaaactactaagatgctcgtccaggccctcctagtctcccgcctagattactgcaacacccttctccatggactcccggctaacaccctcgcccccctccagtccaccttaatccacctcaccccccgatcttcatcagctgctcccctctgccagtccctccactggttactcatagcccagcgaattgagttcaggctactaacactaacatacaaagccatccacaacctgtcccctccatatatctctgacctcatccacaacctgtcccctccatatatctccgacctcatccacaacctgtcccctccatatatctccgacctcacctgtcccctccatatatctccgacctcatccacaccctgtcccctccatatatctctgacctcatcctcacctgtcccctccatatatctccgacctcatccacaacctgtcccctccatatatctccgacctcatcctcacctgtcccctccatatatctccgacctcatccacaacctgtcccctccatatatctccgacctcatccacaacctgtcccctccatatatctccgacctcatccacaacctgtcccctccatatatctccaacctcatccacaacctgccccctccatatatctctgacctcatccacaacctgtcccctccatatatctctgacctcatcctcacctgtcccctccatatatctctgacctcatcctcacctgtcccctccatatatctctgacctcatcctcacctgtcccctccatatatctctgacctcacctgtcccctccatatatctctgacctcatcctcacctgtcccctccatatatctctgacctcatcctcacctgtcccctccatatatctctgacctcatcctcacctgtcccctccatatatctctgacctcatcctcacctgtcccctccatatatctctgacctcatcctcacctgtcccctccatatatctctgacctcatctcccgctacctgcccacacgtaacctcagatcctccaatgacctcctactccgctctgccctcatccgctcctcacacaaccgtctccaagatttctcccgtgcatcccccatactctggaactccttaccaagacacataagactgacccccacaatcacaggattcaaaaaGGCCGCTATCAccctatcaccgcaccaccatctgtacagtctccccctttccttctgtctctacccccctccccccatagattgtaagccctcgcgggcagggccctctaccccactgtgccagtcagtcattgttagtattatatgtacctgtatattc
This genomic stretch from Leptodactylus fuscus isolate aLepFus1 chromosome 4, aLepFus1.hap2, whole genome shotgun sequence harbors:
- the RPS10 gene encoding small ribosomal subunit protein eS10 → MLMPKKDRIAIYELLFKEGVMVAKKDVHMPKHPELADKNVPNLHVMKAMQSLKSRGYVKEQFAWRHFYWYLTNEGIQYLRDFLHLPPEIVPATLRRSRPETGRPRPKGLEGERPARLSRGEADRDTYRRSAAPPGADKKAEAGAGAATEFQFRGGFGRGRGQQPPQ